The Maridesulfovibrio sp. genomic sequence ATGCCCCTGCCTGAAAGAAAACAACCTCTGTGCCCTCTATGACTACAGACCGTTGACTTGCCGCATTTATGGCGTACCCATGAATATCGGCGGACAGGCCCACTCCTGTCAGAAATCAGGCTTTACCCCCGGTAAATCCTACCCCACAATCAACATGGACACCCTGCAGTCCAAGCTGATGCAGCTTAGCGAAGAACTCGCCGCTTCCATCAACTCTTCCTTAACAGAACTCCCAGAAGTACTGGTCCCCCTCTCCATGGCACTGGTAACCGACTACACACCGGAATACCTCGGCGCCAACACCGGAGACAAACCGGAACCCGAAGCTCCTGCGGCAGAACAATCCGAAGCCTGCGGAACCTGCGACAAAGACAAATCCGCATGCGCCACCTGTAACTATTCTGTTGAACTCGGCGCAATGCCCGAGAATTAGCAAACAGGAGGCAATAATGGACAATCCTACTCTGGAAGAACAGGAAGAACAAAAACGATACATGTACGAAAAGCTTTCGCCGCGCAGGCGCAAGTTTGTCGACAAAATCGGATATGATGAATGGGACCCCTTTGCAAAACCTTTCGATCCCATTGACCTGCGTCAGGACATAACCGGAAGAACATCACAACAGCTTTGTGAAGAATTCCTCCGTGAAGTCCACGTGAACAGAAACTCCGAATATGCTCAGGCAGCATCCGAATTCGGGGTGATGCTGGTCATGAACTTCGAAAAAGTGCGGCCCATTTATGACTTTTGCGTCTGGTACGATGAACTGCTAAAAAAAGAAGGCAGAAACGCTTAGTTCAAGCTGAACGACCATCGGCACACCAACAACGACAATCTTTTGCAAATATAAGAGGTTTTTCATATGCAGAAATTTGATAATATTGATGATTATATTGCGGACCTGAAAAAAAAGAAAGAAGCAAGCCCCACCTGCAGTAACACCCGTTACAACCTCGGTGTTGCTTACCTTTCCAAAAGGGACTTCATGGAAGCTGAACGCGAATTCCTCGTAGCCATTGATGAATCCCCCAAAATGGCCGAAGCATACGTCCAGCTCGGTGGTATCGCAATGCAGCGCGGCGACCTTGACGGCTGCCTGCGCTACAACATCACCGCAACCCAGCAGCGTCCGTTCTTCGCTGTTCCCTGGGGCAACATAGGCTACGTCTACATGGAACAGGGTGAAACCGACAAAGCCATCAAAGCCCTGAAACGCGCTATCAAATACGATCCCAACTTTGTACAGGCTCTCTCCACTCTCGGCGCAGCATACTTCAATGAAGGCGAACTGGATGACTGCATCGAAGTCTGCGAAAAAGCCCTCAAGCTTGCTGATAACTTCGGTCCCGCTTGGAACAACCTCGCACTGTGCTACACCGAGAAAGAAGACTACAAAAAAGCTATCGAATGTGTGGACAAAGCTGTTGAGACCGGCTTTGACGTATCCCCTGATTTCCTTAAGGAACTTGAGAAGCACCGTTAATCAACAGTCAGACAGCCTGACTCATAATGATTTACCCGAGTCCCCCGGTCCGAACTGGACCGGGGGACTTTTTCTTACGAATATAATTTTCTTCTGAACATATTTTTCAGAGGGTAGGCCTCTCGTAATTTTTACGGTTCTGTTCTATATTTCTCTTAAGTCAAAAACTTTTCTGTTCTGTTTACCTTTGCCGACGAGACTTGCATCATGGCACACATCACGGAAAACATCGAAAATGAATAGCTCTGACAATTATGTATGACCCGACCACCCTGCTCACTTTCGGCGGCATGGCCTGCTTCCTGATTGCAATCCTGCACATAGTAATCATTGTTGTAGGCCCAACAGCCTACCGTTACTTCGGTGCCGGGGAAGACCTAAGCACTCTTGCGGAAAAACACTCCCTTATTCCACCGTTTTTAACTGCATTTATCGCCACAGTACTTGCAACATTCGGTCTTTACGCTTTTTCCGGAGCAGGTAAATTCAATCGTCTGCCACTGCTGGGCCCGGTGCTGCTGATTATCAGTACAATCTTCTGCCTCCGGGGACTGGCCCTGCCCATGCAACTCTTCGGACTTCTCAAAAATCCACATAAAACAGAAATTAAAGAAATTTTATTTTCATTCATATCCCTTATCATCGGGGTGTGCCTGCTCTACGGAACTGCACTAAACTGGGATTTCATTTTTCACGGATAAATATTGAGCAAAAACAAAATAGGCATAAACTTTATTTACTTAATTTTACATCAATACTCGCTTATTGCCCAAATTCCACCTGCGATACCTACCGAGAATTATAGACAAAGGACGGAGCAACCTGCTATTTGTCACAAAAAAGAGTCTAATGAAAAGCAGGTTACAATCAGCTTAAAAACATCTGTTAACTGTTGTCTTTTTATATTTCTTTGATATTCTTTATCGGTACTAAAAATACGGAGGCTTAAATGGCACTAAGCAAACTGGCAGGTCAACTTGCTCCAGCAGGCATTCTGGAAAACATACCGAGATTAGTCTCAGCTTATTATACCGTAAAACCTGATCCTTCCATTGATTCTCACCTTGTAGCATTCGGGACTTCCGGACACCGAGGATCAGCCCTTGACGGGTCCTTCAACGAGGCCCACATTTACGCCATAGCTCAGGCTATCTGCGAATACAGAAAATCAAAAGGATATTCAGGACCGCTCTTCATGGGGAAAGATCCCCATGCCCTTTCGGAACCGGCCCAGATTTCAGCCCTTGAAGTTTTCGCGGCAAACGGCGTAACCGTACTTCTCAACGACAAGGGCTTTACTCCTACCCCCGCAATCTCTCACGCCATTCTTGCCTACAACAAAGGCCGAAATGACGGTTTTGCCGATGGAGTTGTGATAACCCCTTCCCACAATCCCCCGCGTGACGGCGGTTTTAAATACAACCCGCCAAATGCAGGACCTGCTGGGACAGTTATCACCAGCACAATCCAGAACCGGGCCAATGAAATCCTCAAAAACGGTCTTAAAGATGTAAAACGTATTCCGTTCAACCGCGCTATTAAAGCCGATACAACAAAAGAATTTGATTTCATAACTCCCTATGTGGATGACCTGGAAAACATCGTCGACATGAAGGCAATAGCATCCGCAGGCCTGAGTATCGGCGTAGACCCTCTTGGCGGGGCCGCCATTGATTTCTGGGAACCCATTGCTGAGACCTACGGCTTGAATATTAATGTGGTCAACAAGAAGCTGGACCCCTCATACTCTTTCATGCATGTGGACAAGGACGGCAAAATCCGCATGGATTGTTCCTCCCCATACGCTATGGCCGGCCTTATAGAACTGAAATACCAAT encodes the following:
- a CDS encoding YkgJ family cysteine cluster protein, yielding MEFKEIFQKYEALVAEVDKTFNKISEQTEDGIKCAKGCSDCCHALFDLTLVEAIYINRKFNENYSGMDRSEIMQEADKADRLIHKIKRRAFKASQSGASTTEILKEISLARVKCPCLKENNLCALYDYRPLTCRIYGVPMNIGGQAHSCQKSGFTPGKSYPTINMDTLQSKLMQLSEELAASINSSLTELPEVLVPLSMALVTDYTPEYLGANTGDKPEPEAPAAEQSEACGTCDKDKSACATCNYSVELGAMPEN
- a CDS encoding tetratricopeptide repeat protein, which encodes MQKFDNIDDYIADLKKKKEASPTCSNTRYNLGVAYLSKRDFMEAEREFLVAIDESPKMAEAYVQLGGIAMQRGDLDGCLRYNITATQQRPFFAVPWGNIGYVYMEQGETDKAIKALKRAIKYDPNFVQALSTLGAAYFNEGELDDCIEVCEKALKLADNFGPAWNNLALCYTEKEDYKKAIECVDKAVETGFDVSPDFLKELEKHR
- the pgm gene encoding phosphoglucomutase (alpha-D-glucose-1,6-bisphosphate-dependent), with the protein product MALSKLAGQLAPAGILENIPRLVSAYYTVKPDPSIDSHLVAFGTSGHRGSALDGSFNEAHIYAIAQAICEYRKSKGYSGPLFMGKDPHALSEPAQISALEVFAANGVTVLLNDKGFTPTPAISHAILAYNKGRNDGFADGVVITPSHNPPRDGGFKYNPPNAGPAGTVITSTIQNRANEILKNGLKDVKRIPFNRAIKADTTKEFDFITPYVDDLENIVDMKAIASAGLSIGVDPLGGAAIDFWEPIAETYGLNINVVNKKLDPSYSFMHVDKDGKIRMDCSSPYAMAGLIELKYQYDISFANDPDTDRHGIVTKSRGLMNPNHYLAVAIEYLYKHRPQWSDKLTVGKTLVSSSMIDRVAKSINRPLMEVPVGFKWFVEPLLDGTCGFGGEESAGASFLRKDGKVWTTDKDGIIMNLLAAEITAITEQDPGEHYTALEKQFGHPVYKRIDTPATEEQKKAFSILTPDMVKAKTLAGETIEERLTAAPGNGEAIGGLKVVTENGWFAARPSGTESIYKIYAESFKGLAHLVAIQEEAAKIVNAAFEVALK